Proteins encoded in a region of the Corynebacterium breve genome:
- the amn gene encoding AMP nucleosidase: MEKMQTVDAAVDKLIELYDASCDLARHALESGNYADYRDVYYPKLRVDVMEWQPIDRTEPFGYVDEAGTYSAALSRPDLMSTYLRNQLRRLADNYTSEISVGYSDTRIPPEYIRGIEGVSEARRSGDGASEIPRPTLDEVHDAIIDGHWEAFAGDEKPLMHFGPQRFDIACARIQHYTGIEVDSVQKYILFTNYAMHTREFVRFGLNELMREGSRYSALLLPSGQKITRDHVPHIDLEALDLESHFQMPRFDLVVEGNLGLTMINIGVGPSNAKTITDCLAVLRPEAWIMIGHCAGLDARMRIGDLILGNAYERKDHILDNHISPGLPVPAVPEIQRALEKSVKAIYGDDSSSLMRTGTVLSTDDRNWEWHTPRDLWEWLRGSTAVAVDMESSTLAANGYRYRVPYGTLLAVSDLPLHAVPKLPAGAQAFYSNSKEAHVMCAVRAMESLTENPERLRTRKLRRSLAEVPFR; this comes from the coding sequence ATGGAGAAGATGCAAACGGTAGATGCAGCTGTTGACAAACTGATCGAGCTGTACGACGCGTCCTGCGACCTTGCTCGTCATGCATTGGAAAGCGGAAACTACGCTGACTACCGCGATGTGTATTACCCAAAGTTGCGGGTAGACGTTATGGAGTGGCAACCGATCGACCGTACCGAGCCGTTCGGTTATGTGGACGAAGCTGGAACATACTCTGCAGCATTGTCGCGCCCAGACTTGATGTCTACCTACCTACGCAACCAGCTTCGTCGACTAGCTGACAACTACACCTCGGAGATCTCGGTTGGCTATTCGGATACGAGGATTCCTCCGGAGTACATCCGTGGCATCGAGGGAGTTTCTGAGGCGCGCCGATCAGGAGACGGTGCTTCCGAGATCCCCCGCCCCACATTGGATGAAGTTCATGACGCCATCATCGATGGGCACTGGGAAGCGTTCGCTGGTGACGAAAAGCCACTCATGCACTTCGGCCCCCAGCGTTTCGACATCGCCTGTGCTCGTATCCAGCATTACACCGGCATCGAAGTGGACTCAGTGCAGAAGTACATTTTGTTCACCAACTACGCGATGCACACACGCGAGTTCGTGCGCTTCGGGCTCAACGAACTCATGCGCGAAGGATCTCGATACTCTGCACTCCTGCTCCCAAGCGGCCAGAAAATCACCCGTGACCATGTACCTCACATCGATCTGGAAGCCCTAGACCTTGAATCCCACTTCCAGATGCCGCGTTTCGACCTCGTCGTCGAAGGCAACCTCGGCCTGACCATGATCAACATCGGCGTTGGTCCATCAAACGCGAAAACGATCACCGACTGTCTCGCGGTATTGCGACCAGAAGCGTGGATCATGATCGGGCACTGCGCAGGCCTTGATGCCCGCATGCGCATCGGTGACCTAATTCTGGGGAATGCATACGAGCGCAAAGACCATATTTTGGATAACCACATCTCGCCAGGTCTTCCCGTCCCAGCCGTTCCGGAAATCCAGCGTGCCCTTGAGAAATCAGTCAAGGCGATCTACGGAGATGACTCGTCGTCGCTCATGCGTACTGGCACCGTGCTCTCTACCGACGACCGAAACTGGGAATGGCATACACCGCGCGACCTGTGGGAGTGGCTGCGAGGCTCAACCGCAGTCGCAGTGGATATGGAATCCAGCACGCTCGCCGCAAACGGTTATCGCTACCGTGTGCCCTACGGAACTCTACTTGCTGTCAGCGATCTGCCACTCCACGCAGTGCCGAAGCTGCCGGCCGGTGCGCAAGCTTTCTACAGCAACTCGAAGGAGGCCCACGTAATGTGCGCCGTGCGCGCAATGGAATCTCTCACTGAAAACCCAGAGCGTCTGCGCACCCGTAAGCTCCGCCGATCGCTGGCAGAGGTCCCATTCCGCTAG